The Drosophila nasuta strain 15112-1781.00 chromosome 2L, ASM2355853v1, whole genome shotgun sequence genome window below encodes:
- the LOC132798156 gene encoding uncharacterized protein LOC132798156: MLETLNNDCWLEINKYLSLDDQIALYEAFKGISNNLMYDVAFAWEHQRCFSLDPDCYEKFEEMPELLDIFLSSIKATQELQLHWVTLEFLRLWENYTFPSMKTLEYTLDEDWSVKPYGGFECSTLVKFTQLRQLDLSDWTMDYLPYHCPEELATCPLIEKLIIPIFLYFPEVYEGIMALPKMHTVSFYLNGQDDILAAMLEKRGNDVQKMIFNHCIWKFSVPTFHKLRNLRQLTLLNENRLKPDKLLKVIANLKQLEQLDLINYQMILCEAALWQTVDCCPSLKILNISNMYLKKDFYDVNRCVMEKTLSNRSRDLRLNCHNTGENEKLMRQLFKHPRLKLSFEPLKRYDIDKSMIQMHFKPSSQICDNF; this comes from the exons ATGTTGGAAACACTCAACAACGATTGCTGGTtggaaataaacaaatatttaagccTAGATGACCAAATCGCGCTGTATGAAGCATTTAAAGGCATTTCAAATAACTTGATGTATGATGTGGCCTTTGCCTGGGAACATCAACGCTGCTTTTCGCTTGATCCTGATTGCTATGAGAAGTTTGAAGAGATGCCAGAATTGTTGGACATATTTTTGTCCAGCATTAAAGCCACACAGGAATTGCAATTGCACTGGGTCACACTGGAGTTCCTCAGACTTTGGGAGAACTACACATTTCCCAGCATGAAAACGCTGGAGTACACATTGGATGAGGATTGG AGTGTGAAACCGTATGGTGGATTCGAATGCAGCACTCTGGTGAAATTCACGCAGTTGCGTCAACTAGATTTGAGCGATTGGACAATGGATTATCTGCCCTATCATTGTCCCGAAGAGTTAGCCACGTGTCCATTGATAGAAAAGTTAATAATTCcgatttttttgtatttcccTGAAGTGTATGAAGGGATCATGGCGTTGCCCAAGATGCACACAGTTTCCTTTTACCTGAATGGTCAAGATGACATTTTAGCTGCAATGCTGGAGAAGCGAGGCAATGACGTACAAAAAATGATCTTTAACCATTGCATCTGGAAGTTCAGTGTGCCCACGTTTCACAAATTGAGGAACTTGCGCCAATTGACATTGCTAAACGAAAACCGTCTTAAGCCCGACAAGCTACTCAAAGTGATTGCGAATTTGAAACAGTTGGAGCAACTTGATCTCATCAATTACCAAATGATATTGTGTGAAGCAGCGCTGTGGCAAACTGTTGACTGTTGCCCATCGCTAAAGATCCTGAATATATCAAACATGTATTTGAAAAAGGATTTTTACGATGTAAACCGATGTGTCATGGAGAAGACATTGAGCAATCGCTCTCGGGACTTAAGATTGAATTGCCACAACACAGGTGAAAACGAGAAGCTG ATGCGCCAGCTCTTTAAGCATCCACGATTGAAGCTCTCTTTTGAGCCTTTAAAACGGTATGATATCGATAAGAGCATGatacaaatgcatttcaagCCTTCAAGCCAAATATGTGATAACttttaa
- the LOC132790215 gene encoding uncharacterized protein LOC132790215, with protein MLETLNSYCWLELNKYLVLEDQIALYEAFKGISNNLMYDVAFAWEHQHSFLLDQDCYEKFEEMPELLDIFLSSIKVTEEMQFHWVKLEFLRLWENYTFPSIKTLEYTLDEDLSNINETDADEALTIITNIFPGLQSVKPYGGFECSTLVKLTQLRKVDLSEWTPFCKPYHCIDELTKCPLIEELIVTNFLYFTDMYEDLMAMPKMHTVSFYLYERDDIFASLLGKRGLDVHKIIFNHCIYKFSMPTLHKLKNLRQLTLLDENSFPCDKLIELIANFKELEQLDLINSGMMLNEAPLWQTVDCCPSLRILNISNMYLKEDFFDGNRCVMEKTLSNRSQDLTLNCHNVGENEKLIRQLFKHPRLKLSFCAFKTA; from the exons ATGTTGGAAACACTTAACAGCTATTGCTGGTTGGAGCTAAACAAGTACTTGGTCTTAGAGGATCAAATCGCGCTGTATGAGGCATTTAAAGGCATTTCAAATAACTTGATGTATGATGTGGCATTTGCATGGGAACATCAACACAGCTTTTTGCTTGATCAAGATTGCTATGAGAAGTTTGAAGAGATGCCTGAATTGTTGGACATATTTTTGTCCAGCATTAAAGTCACAGAGGAAATGCAATTTCACTGGGTTAAACTGGAGTTCCTCAGACTCTGGGAAAACTACACATTTCCCAGCATAAAAACGCTGGAGTACACATTGGATGAGGATCTGTCAAATATTAATGAGACTGACGCCGATGAAGCTCTAACAATTATAACAAACATATTTCCTGGATTACAGAGTGTGAAACCGTATGGTGGATTCGAATGCAGCACTTTGGTGAAATTGACGCAGTTGCGTAAAGTAGATTTGAGCGAATGGACGCCGTTTTGTAAACCCTATCATTGTATCGATGAGTTAACCAAGTGTCCTTTGATAGAAGAGTTGATAGTAactaattttttgtattttactgATATGTATGAAGATCTCATGGCGATGCCCAAGATGCATACAGTTTCCTTTTACCTATATGAGCGAGATGACATTTTTGCTTCACTCCTAGGGAAACGTGGATTAGACGTCCATAAGATAATCTTTAACCATTGCATCTATAAGTTCAGCATGCCTACTTTGCATAAATTGAAGAACTTACGCCAATTGACATTGCTGGACGAAAACAGTTTTCCTTGCGATAAACTAATCGAGCTGATTGCGAATTTCAAAGAGCTGGAGCAATTGGATCTCATCAATTCTGGAATGATGTTAAATGAGGCACCGCTGTGGCAAACTGTTGACTGCTGCCCATCGCTAAGGATCCTGAATATATCAAACATGTATTTGAAAGAGGATTTTTTCGATGGTAATCGATGTGTCATGGAGAAGACATTGAGCAATCGCTCTCAGGATTTAACATTGAATTGCCACAACGTAGGTGAAAACGAGAAGCTG ATCCGCCAGCTCTTCAAGCATCCACGATTGAAGCTCTCTTTTTGTGCCTTTAAAACCGCATGA
- the LOC132789145 gene encoding uncharacterized protein LOC132789145 isoform X1 translates to METINDDCWLEIINYLNLEDQLALYKATNGLSNRVSSNVIYSWKHQLNFTLDGNAYEKFEEMPELLDVFLSNINDTMQGLELQWVTLKFLYRWKNYTFPNMRTLEYTVDDCDIDCDKEVIGIMTELFPGLRSLKSDGTFYCGALPKWTQLRKLDLSEWSPDYNTYRSDSPEEIAKCMLMEELLLPDGIWDFNLHHDLMTMPKLHTLTIELKIDFILAEMLEKRGKDVHTIVFNDCIWEFSIPTLRKLRNLRQLTLLDNDGFTSEELRELIVDLKQLEQIDLVDFQIWSSETELWQTVACCPSLKILNLSGMQLYENFFEFGRRVMEKTLNNRSHDLTLHCHNTGANENLIRQYFKHPRLKLSFEPLKLHEVDTDMLQMHLNPLLPP, encoded by the exons ATGGAAACCATCAATGACGATTGCTGGTTGGAAATAATCAACTACCTGAATCTGGAAGATCAGTTAGCGCTCTATAAAGCCACCAATGGCCTTTCAAATCGCGTGAGCTCGAATGTGATATATTCCTGGAAACATCAACTCAACTTTACACTTGATGGAAACGCATATGAGAAATTTGAAGAGATGCCTGAATTGTTGGACGTATTTCTGTCCAACATTAATGACACAATGCAGGGATTGGAACTTCAATGGGTCACACTGAAGTTTCTCTATCGATGGAAGAACTACACGTTTCCCAACATGAGAACACTAGAGTACACAGTGGATGACTGCGATATCGATTGTGATAAAGAAGTGATAGGAATAATGACAGAACTCTTTCCTGGGCTACGTAGTTTGAAATCCGATGGTACTTTCTATTGCGGCGCTCTGCCGAAATGGACGCAGTTGCGTAAACTGGACTTGAGCGAATGGTCACCAGATTATAATACCTATCGCAGCGATTCTCCTGAAGAGATTGCCAAGTGCATGCTTATGGAGGAGTTGCTTTTACCCGATGGTATTTGGGACTTTAATTTGCATCATGACCTTATGACGATGCCCAAACTTCACACACTTACCATAGAACtgaaaattgatttcattttagcTGAGATGCTAGAAAAGCGTGGCAAGGACGTCCATACGATCGTATTTAACGATTGTATCTGGGAATTCAGCATACCCACGTTGCGAAAACTCAGAAATTTGCGTCAATTGACATTGCTGGACAATGATGGTTTCACCAGTGAAGAACTACGGGAACTGATTGTGGATTTAAAGCAGCTGGAACAAATCGATTTGGTTGACTTTCAGATCTGGTCAAGTGAAACAGAATTGTGGCAAACAGTGGCCTGCTGTCCATCGCTAAAGATTCTCAACTTATCTGGCATGCAGCTATACGAGAATTTCTTTGAGTTTGGCAGACGTGTCATGGAGAAGACTTTGAACAATCGTTCCCATGATTTAACATTGCATTGCCACAACACAGGTGCAAACGAGAACCTT ATCCGACAGTACTTTAAGCATCCACGACTGAAGCTCTCTTTTGAGCCCTTGAAACTTCATGAAGTTGATACTGATATGCTACAAATGCATCTCAATCCGTTGCTGCCACCCTAA
- the LOC132789145 gene encoding uncharacterized protein LOC132789145 isoform X2: METINDDCWLEIINYLNLEDQLALYKATNGLSNRVSSNVIYSWKHQLNFTLDGNAYEKFEEMPELLDVFLSNINDTMQGLELQWVTLKFLYRWKNYTFPNMRTLEYTVDDCDIDCDKEVIGIMTELFPGLRSLKSDGTFYCGALPKWTQLRKLDLSEWSPDYNTYRSDSPEEIAKCMLMEELLLPDAEMLEKRGKDVHTIVFNDCIWEFSIPTLRKLRNLRQLTLLDNDGFTSEELRELIVDLKQLEQIDLVDFQIWSSETELWQTVACCPSLKILNLSGMQLYENFFEFGRRVMEKTLNNRSHDLTLHCHNTGANENLIRQYFKHPRLKLSFEPLKLHEVDTDMLQMHLNPLLPP, from the exons ATGGAAACCATCAATGACGATTGCTGGTTGGAAATAATCAACTACCTGAATCTGGAAGATCAGTTAGCGCTCTATAAAGCCACCAATGGCCTTTCAAATCGCGTGAGCTCGAATGTGATATATTCCTGGAAACATCAACTCAACTTTACACTTGATGGAAACGCATATGAGAAATTTGAAGAGATGCCTGAATTGTTGGACGTATTTCTGTCCAACATTAATGACACAATGCAGGGATTGGAACTTCAATGGGTCACACTGAAGTTTCTCTATCGATGGAAGAACTACACGTTTCCCAACATGAGAACACTAGAGTACACAGTGGATGACTGCGATATCGATTGTGATAAAGAAGTGATAGGAATAATGACAGAACTCTTTCCTGGGCTACGTAGTTTGAAATCCGATGGTACTTTCTATTGCGGCGCTCTGCCGAAATGGACGCAGTTGCGTAAACTGGACTTGAGCGAATGGTCACCAGATTATAATACCTATCGCAGCGATTCTCCTGAAGAGATTGCCAAGTGCATGCTTATGGAGGAGTTGCTTTTACCCGATG cTGAGATGCTAGAAAAGCGTGGCAAGGACGTCCATACGATCGTATTTAACGATTGTATCTGGGAATTCAGCATACCCACGTTGCGAAAACTCAGAAATTTGCGTCAATTGACATTGCTGGACAATGATGGTTTCACCAGTGAAGAACTACGGGAACTGATTGTGGATTTAAAGCAGCTGGAACAAATCGATTTGGTTGACTTTCAGATCTGGTCAAGTGAAACAGAATTGTGGCAAACAGTGGCCTGCTGTCCATCGCTAAAGATTCTCAACTTATCTGGCATGCAGCTATACGAGAATTTCTTTGAGTTTGGCAGACGTGTCATGGAGAAGACTTTGAACAATCGTTCCCATGATTTAACATTGCATTGCCACAACACAGGTGCAAACGAGAACCTT ATCCGACAGTACTTTAAGCATCCACGACTGAAGCTCTCTTTTGAGCCCTTGAAACTTCATGAAGTTGATACTGATATGCTACAAATGCATCTCAATCCGTTGCTGCCACCCTAA
- the LOC132789145 gene encoding uncharacterized protein LOC132789145 isoform X3: METINDDCWLEIINYLNLEDQLALYKATNGLSNRVSSNVIYSWKHQLNFTLDGNAYEKFEEMPELLDVFLSNINDTMQGLELQWVTLKFLYRWKNYTFPNMRTLEYTVDDCDIDCDKEVIGIMTELFPGLRSLKSDAEMLEKRGKDVHTIVFNDCIWEFSIPTLRKLRNLRQLTLLDNDGFTSEELRELIVDLKQLEQIDLVDFQIWSSETELWQTVACCPSLKILNLSGMQLYENFFEFGRRVMEKTLNNRSHDLTLHCHNTGANENLIRQYFKHPRLKLSFEPLKLHEVDTDMLQMHLNPLLPP, translated from the exons ATGGAAACCATCAATGACGATTGCTGGTTGGAAATAATCAACTACCTGAATCTGGAAGATCAGTTAGCGCTCTATAAAGCCACCAATGGCCTTTCAAATCGCGTGAGCTCGAATGTGATATATTCCTGGAAACATCAACTCAACTTTACACTTGATGGAAACGCATATGAGAAATTTGAAGAGATGCCTGAATTGTTGGACGTATTTCTGTCCAACATTAATGACACAATGCAGGGATTGGAACTTCAATGGGTCACACTGAAGTTTCTCTATCGATGGAAGAACTACACGTTTCCCAACATGAGAACACTAGAGTACACAGTGGATGACTGCGATATCGATTGTGATAAAGAAGTGATAGGAATAATGACAGAACTCTTTCCTGGGCTACGTAGTTTGAAATCCGATG cTGAGATGCTAGAAAAGCGTGGCAAGGACGTCCATACGATCGTATTTAACGATTGTATCTGGGAATTCAGCATACCCACGTTGCGAAAACTCAGAAATTTGCGTCAATTGACATTGCTGGACAATGATGGTTTCACCAGTGAAGAACTACGGGAACTGATTGTGGATTTAAAGCAGCTGGAACAAATCGATTTGGTTGACTTTCAGATCTGGTCAAGTGAAACAGAATTGTGGCAAACAGTGGCCTGCTGTCCATCGCTAAAGATTCTCAACTTATCTGGCATGCAGCTATACGAGAATTTCTTTGAGTTTGGCAGACGTGTCATGGAGAAGACTTTGAACAATCGTTCCCATGATTTAACATTGCATTGCCACAACACAGGTGCAAACGAGAACCTT ATCCGACAGTACTTTAAGCATCCACGACTGAAGCTCTCTTTTGAGCCCTTGAAACTTCATGAAGTTGATACTGATATGCTACAAATGCATCTCAATCCGTTGCTGCCACCCTAA
- the LOC132795474 gene encoding uncharacterized protein LOC132795474 isoform X4 gives MLETLNNDCWLEINKCLSLKDQIALYEAFKGISNNLMYDVAFAWEHQRCFSLDPDCYEKFEEMPELLDIFLSSIKATLKFLRLWENYTFPSMKTLEYTLDEDWANVSNADADEALTIMTKIFPGLQSVKPYGGFECSTLVKFTQLRQLDLSDWTIDYLPYHCPEELATCPLIEKLIIPIFLYFPEVYEGLMALPKMHTVSFYLNGQDDILAAMLEKRGNDVQKMTFNHSIWKFSVPTLHKLRNLRQLTLLNENRLKSDKLLKVIANLKQLEQLDLINYQMILCEAALWQTVDCSPSLKILNISNMYLKKDFYDVNRCVMEKTLNHRSQDLKLHCHNTDPPAL, from the exons ATGTTGGAAACACTCAACAACGATTGCTGGTtggaaataaacaaatgtttaaGCCTAAAAGACCAAATCGCGCTGTATGAAGCATTTAAAGGCATTTCAAATAACTTGATGTATGATGTGGCCTTTGCCTGGGAACATCAACGCTGCTTTTCGCTTGATCCTGATTGCTATGAGAAGTTTGAAGAGATGCCAGAATTGTTGGACATATTTTTGTCCAGCATTAAAGCCACACTAAAGTTCCTCAGACTTTGGGAAAACTACACATTTCCCAGCATGAAAACGCTGGAGTACACATTGGATGAGGATTGGGCAAATGTTTCTAATGCCGACGCCGATGAAGCTCTAACAATtatgacaaaaatatttcctGGACTACAGAGTGTGAAACCGTATGGTGGATTCGAATGCAGCACTCTGGTGAAATTCACGCAGTTGCGTCAACTAGATTTGAGCGATTGGACAATAGATTATCTGCCCTATCATTGTCCCGAAGAGTTAGCAACGTGTCCATTGATAGAAAAGTTAATAATTCcgatttttttgtatttcccTGAAGTGTATGAAGGGCTCATGGCGTTGCCAAAGATGCATACAGTTTCCTTTTACCTGAATGGTCAAGATGACATTTTAGCTGCAATGCTGGAGAAGCGAGGCAATGACGTACAAAAAATGACCTTTAACCATTCCATCTGGAAGTTCAGTGTGCCCACGTTGCACAAATTGAGGAACTTGCGCCAATTGACATTGCTAAACGAAAACCGTCTTAAGTCCGACAAACTACTCAAAGTGATTGCGAATTTGAAACAGTTGGAGCAACTTGATCTCATCAATTACCAAATGATATTGTGTGAAGCAGCGCTGTGGCAAACTGTTGATTGTAGCCCATCGCTAAAGATCCTGAATATATCGAACATGTATTTGAAAAAGGATTTTTACGATGTAAACCGATGTGTCATGGAGAAGACATTGAACCATCGCTCTCAggatttaaaattgcattgccACAACACAG ATCCGCCAGCTCTTTAA
- the LOC132795474 gene encoding uncharacterized protein LOC132795474 isoform X3, with the protein MLETLNNDCWLEINKCLSLKDQIALYEAFKGISNNLMYDVAFAWEHQRCFSLDPDCYEKFEEMPELLDIFLSSIKATLKFLRLWENYTFPSMKTLEYTLDEDWSVKPYGGFECSTLVKFTQLRQLDLSDWTIDYLPYHCPEELATCPLIEKLIIPIFLYFPEVYEGLMALPKMHTVSFYLNGQDDILAAMLEKRGNDVQKMTFNHSIWKFSVPTLHKLRNLRQLTLLNENRLKSDKLLKVIANLKQLEQLDLINYQMILCEAALWQTVDCSPSLKILNISNMYLKKDFYDVNRCVMEKTLNHRSQDLKLHCHNTGENEKLIRQLFKHPRLKLSFEPLKPHDML; encoded by the exons ATGTTGGAAACACTCAACAACGATTGCTGGTtggaaataaacaaatgtttaaGCCTAAAAGACCAAATCGCGCTGTATGAAGCATTTAAAGGCATTTCAAATAACTTGATGTATGATGTGGCCTTTGCCTGGGAACATCAACGCTGCTTTTCGCTTGATCCTGATTGCTATGAGAAGTTTGAAGAGATGCCAGAATTGTTGGACATATTTTTGTCCAGCATTAAAGCCACACTAAAGTTCCTCAGACTTTGGGAAAACTACACATTTCCCAGCATGAAAACGCTGGAGTACACATTGGATGAGGATTGG AGTGTGAAACCGTATGGTGGATTCGAATGCAGCACTCTGGTGAAATTCACGCAGTTGCGTCAACTAGATTTGAGCGATTGGACAATAGATTATCTGCCCTATCATTGTCCCGAAGAGTTAGCAACGTGTCCATTGATAGAAAAGTTAATAATTCcgatttttttgtatttcccTGAAGTGTATGAAGGGCTCATGGCGTTGCCAAAGATGCATACAGTTTCCTTTTACCTGAATGGTCAAGATGACATTTTAGCTGCAATGCTGGAGAAGCGAGGCAATGACGTACAAAAAATGACCTTTAACCATTCCATCTGGAAGTTCAGTGTGCCCACGTTGCACAAATTGAGGAACTTGCGCCAATTGACATTGCTAAACGAAAACCGTCTTAAGTCCGACAAACTACTCAAAGTGATTGCGAATTTGAAACAGTTGGAGCAACTTGATCTCATCAATTACCAAATGATATTGTGTGAAGCAGCGCTGTGGCAAACTGTTGATTGTAGCCCATCGCTAAAGATCCTGAATATATCGAACATGTATTTGAAAAAGGATTTTTACGATGTAAACCGATGTGTCATGGAGAAGACATTGAACCATCGCTCTCAggatttaaaattgcattgccACAACACAGGTGAAAACGAGAAGCTG ATCCGCCAGCTCTTTAAGCATCCACGATTGAAGCTCTCTTTTGAGCCTTTAAAACCGCATGACATGTTATAA
- the LOC132795474 gene encoding uncharacterized protein LOC132795474 isoform X2 yields the protein MLETLNNDCWLEINKCLSLKDQIALYEAFKGISNNLMYDVAFAWEHQRCFSLDPDCYEKFEEMPELLDIFLSSIKATLKFLRLWENYTFPSMKTLEYTLDEDWANVSNADADEALTIMTKIFPGLQSVKPYGGFECSTLVKFTQLRQLDLSDWTIDYLPYHCPEELATCPLIEKLIIPIFLYFPEVYEGLMALPKMHTVSFYLNGQDDILAAMLEKRGNDVQKMTFNHSIWKFSVPTLHKLRNLRQLTLLNENRLKSDKLLKVIANLKQLEQLDLINYQMILCEAALWQTVDCSPSLKILNISNMYLKKDFYDVNRCVMEKTLNHRSQDLKLHCHNTGENEKLIRQLFKHPRLKLSFEPLKPHDML from the exons ATGTTGGAAACACTCAACAACGATTGCTGGTtggaaataaacaaatgtttaaGCCTAAAAGACCAAATCGCGCTGTATGAAGCATTTAAAGGCATTTCAAATAACTTGATGTATGATGTGGCCTTTGCCTGGGAACATCAACGCTGCTTTTCGCTTGATCCTGATTGCTATGAGAAGTTTGAAGAGATGCCAGAATTGTTGGACATATTTTTGTCCAGCATTAAAGCCACACTAAAGTTCCTCAGACTTTGGGAAAACTACACATTTCCCAGCATGAAAACGCTGGAGTACACATTGGATGAGGATTGGGCAAATGTTTCTAATGCCGACGCCGATGAAGCTCTAACAATtatgacaaaaatatttcctGGACTACAGAGTGTGAAACCGTATGGTGGATTCGAATGCAGCACTCTGGTGAAATTCACGCAGTTGCGTCAACTAGATTTGAGCGATTGGACAATAGATTATCTGCCCTATCATTGTCCCGAAGAGTTAGCAACGTGTCCATTGATAGAAAAGTTAATAATTCcgatttttttgtatttcccTGAAGTGTATGAAGGGCTCATGGCGTTGCCAAAGATGCATACAGTTTCCTTTTACCTGAATGGTCAAGATGACATTTTAGCTGCAATGCTGGAGAAGCGAGGCAATGACGTACAAAAAATGACCTTTAACCATTCCATCTGGAAGTTCAGTGTGCCCACGTTGCACAAATTGAGGAACTTGCGCCAATTGACATTGCTAAACGAAAACCGTCTTAAGTCCGACAAACTACTCAAAGTGATTGCGAATTTGAAACAGTTGGAGCAACTTGATCTCATCAATTACCAAATGATATTGTGTGAAGCAGCGCTGTGGCAAACTGTTGATTGTAGCCCATCGCTAAAGATCCTGAATATATCGAACATGTATTTGAAAAAGGATTTTTACGATGTAAACCGATGTGTCATGGAGAAGACATTGAACCATCGCTCTCAggatttaaaattgcattgccACAACACAGGTGAAAACGAGAAGCTG ATCCGCCAGCTCTTTAAGCATCCACGATTGAAGCTCTCTTTTGAGCCTTTAAAACCGCATGACATGTTATAA
- the LOC132795474 gene encoding uncharacterized protein LOC132795474 isoform X1, producing MLETLNNDCWLEINKYLSLKDQIALYEAFKGISSNLKLVVFAWEHQRCFSLDPDCYAKFKEMPELLDIFLSSIKATQEIIFYRLNLEFLRLWENYTFPSMKTLVYILYEDFPDADVSDEALTIMTKIFPGLQSVIPTGDFDCSTLVKLTQLRKLDLTEWMPDSTPYHCIYELTKCPLIEELRLKYYEHFTDMYEALMAMPKMHTVSFYMYYPDDILASILRKRLLDVHKITFSHCIYMFRMPNLHKLKNLRQLTLLHEISFPCDKLIELIANFKELEQLDLINSGMMLNEAALWQTVDCCPSLRILNIYNMHLKEDFFNGNRCVMEKTLSNRSQDLTLNCHTTREIEKLIRQLFKHPRLKLSFVPLPHDIDGSRIKVHFEPLLPS from the exons ATGTTGGAAACACTCAACAACGATTGCTGGTtggaaataaacaaatatttaagccTAAAAGACCAAATCGCGCTGTATGAAGCATTTAAAGGCATTTCAAGTAACTTGAAACTTGTGGTCTTTGCCTGGGAACATCAACGCTGCTTTTCGCTTGATCCTGATTGCTATGCGAAGTTTAAAGAGATGCCTGAATTGTTGGACATATTTTTGTCCAGCATTAAAGCCACAcaggaaataatattttacagGCTTAATCTGGAGTTCCTCAGACTTTGGGAAAACTACACATTTCCCAGCATGAAAACACTGGTGTACATATTGTATGAGGATTTTCCAGACGCCGATGTCTCCGATGAAGCTCTAACAATtatgacaaaaatatttcctGGATTACAGAGTGTGATACCGACTGGTGATTTCGATTGCAGCACTTTGGTGAAATTGACGCAGTTGCGTAAGCTAGATTTGACCGAATGGATGCCGGATTCTACGCCCTATCATTGTATCTATGAGTTAACCAAGTGTCCTTTGATAGAAGAGTTAAGACTAAAATATTATGAACATTTTACTGATATGTATGAAGCTCTCATGGCGATGCCCAAGATGCATACAGTTTCCTTTTACATGTATTACCCAGATGACATTTTAGCTTCAATCCTACGGAAACGTTTATTAGATGTCCATAAGATAACCTTTAGCCATTGTATCTATATGTTCAGAATGcctaatttgcataaattgaagAACTTACGCCAATTGACATTGCTGCACGAAATCAGTTTTCCTTGCGATAAACTAATCGAGCTGATTGCGAATTTCAAAGAGCTGGAGCAATTGGATCTCATCAATTCTGGAATGATGTTAAATGAGGCAGCGCTGTGGCAAACTGTTGACTGCTGCCCATCGCTAAGGATCctgaatatatataacatgCATTTGAAAGAGGATTTTTTCAATGGTAATCGATGTGTCATGGAGAAGACATTGAGCAATCGCTCTCAGGATTTAACATTGAATTGCCACACCACACGTGAAATTGAGAAGCTG ATCCGCCAGCTCTTCAAGCATCCACGATTGAAGCTCTCTTTTGTGCCTTTACCGCATGACATCGATGGTAGCAGGATAAAAGTGCATTTTGAGCCTTTGCTGCCATCATAA